The Sphingomonas aliaeris genome segment CAAACGCCGCCTGTGCAGTGTCCAGCGCCGCCAGTCCCTCGTCCACGCCGTGCGCCCGTCCCAGGAACCGCAGCGCGTCATCGTCCAGCGCCTGTAGCCCCAGCGACACGCGGTTTACGCCCGCGCGGGCGATATCGGCGAAGCGTGCGGCCTCGACCGAAGACGGATTGGCCTCCAGCGTGATTTCGATATCGTCGGTGAATCCCCACGCATCCCCCGCCGCACGAATGATGGCCGCAGTCGTCTCGGGCGGCATCAGGGACGGTGTGCCGCCGCCGAAGAAGATCGATCCCAACCGGCGCCCCGGCGTCAATCGAGCCTCATGCGCCAGATCCGTCAGCAGCGCCGCCCGCCACGCCGCCTGATCGACGGAGTCGCGGACATGACTGTTGAAGTCGCAATACGGGCATTTCGAAACACAGAATGGCCAGTGCACGTAGAGCGCGAGCGGCGGTGCTGGCTCGCTAGCAGGTGCTGCTGGGGAGGCGTCGTTAGTTTGCGCTTGAGCAGTGATCATCGGGGCGCGCTATGCGCGCATGGGGGCGTCGATGGAAGACGGCGCGTCTGATAGAGTGCGTAGCGGCCGGACGCTATGTTCAGCGCCCGATCCCCCGTTCGGAAGATGGCCGGGGGTGGTAGAAGCTGCCTATCGTCGCACCCGGGCGTCCCCCAGCAAACTGGAGGACGCCGGATTGCCTCACGACTTGGCGGTAGCCGAAGGCGCAGGCTTCGGTACGGGCGGGGTGAACTCGCCCGGCTTGCAGTCGCCATCGCGCTTCGCGGTCACATTCATCACCAGCTTGCCGCCGTCGTTTCCTGCGCCGGTCGATTCCACCGTCATCTTGATGTTCTGCTCGGTGGCGGTCGTGTTGCCATCGGCGGTCAGCTTGACCGTCTTGCCCGGCTGGGTGCAATTCGCGGTGAAGGCGATCTTGCCGCCGGAAAAGTCCTTGTTGGCGACTTTGCAATTATCCTGCGCGCCGCCCATCGCGGTCAGGTTCTTTTCCGGATCTTCCTGCGCCGCCAGCTCGGGCGTGATGCACACCGATGCGCCGGCCATCATGTTCATCATCTGTTGCATCTGCGCCTTCTGCTCCGGCTTGATCCCCGGTCCGGCGAATTCCAGAATCTCGATCTTCTGGCTCCAGCTGCCGGCCTGACGCTTTACCGGGCCGGTGTCTCCGGTGCCGCAGGCGGTGACGAGCAGGGCGGTGCCCGCCAGGGCGATGAACGTGCGCATAAGATTGATCCCCAGTTGAATGGGCGACCCTTCGATCCTCGCGCGAAAATTGGCAACCCGCAAAGCGCTGGAACCGTCGTTCCGTCAGTCGACGAAGGCGCGCTCGATCACGTACTGCCCCGGATTGGAGTTCGATCCTTCGATGAACCCCTGCGACTCCAGCATGGCGCCGAGATCGCGGATCATCGCCATGCTGCCGCACATCATGATCCGGTCGGTCTCCGGGTTAAGCGCAGCCTCGCCCGTGACGGGCGGCAGGAACAACCGGCCATCCTCGATCAGCGCGCCGATCCGGCCCGTCGTGCGGAAGTCCTCGCGCGTGACGGTGGGGATGTAGTGGAATTGCTCCTGCGCCTGATCGGCCACCAACGGATCGTCCGCAAGCTGCCCGGCAAGCTCGTCATGATAGGCCAAGTCGCTCACGCGGCGCACGCAATGCACCAGCACGACCTCTTCGAACATGTCGTACACCGCCGGATCGCGCGCCAGGCTGAGAAACGGCGCCAGTCCTGTGCCTGTCGAGAAGAAGAACAACCGCTTGCCCGGCAGCAACGCGTCGCACACCAAAGTACCAACGGGCTTCTTGCCCAGATACACCTGATCGCCAGTGACGATCGTCTGCAGCCGCTCGGTCAGCGGGCCGTCGGGCACCTTGATCGACAGGAATTCCAGTTCCTCGGCATAATCCGGGCTGGCGATCGAATAGGCGCGCATGATCGGCTTGCCACCTTCCGTCGGCAGGCCGAGCATCACGAACTCGCCCGAACGGAAACGGAAGCTCGGCGGCCGCGTGATCGCGAAGCTGAACAGATGCTCGTTCCAGTGTTTTACCCACAGCACGTTGGCGGTGGAGAATGCACTAAGATCCGGAATCAGGACCGGCGGGCGGGCGTGGATATTCATGGGGGTGTCCCTGCACGATGTGACGCGGTCGATGCAAGACGTGGCCGCGCAAGATTTGCTGCATGTGCGAGATAGTTGGCCATCGTTCCGACTGTTACGGCATACCCGCACCTGACGCGTTATTGCGATGTATTCTCAACTGGGGCGTGTGCCCCCGGGGTCAAGGCGTTCCTGCGAAGGCACGGATTCATAACCCTAAAATCCCCAGCGTTCCGGCGTTGCTTCATCCCGGCCCCAGCCCCATATTCGGGCGATGGTCATTCAGATACGTACCACGCTCGACGAACCGGAAACCGGTCAGACTTTCGTACCCCATCGCCCCAACCGCCCGAGCAAGTCGGAAGGCGGCCGTCCGTTCAAGATCGTCAGCGACTACACCCCGGCGGGCGATCAGCCGACCGCGATCGCGGAACTCGTCGCGCAGACCGAAGCGGGCGAACGCGATCAGGTGCTGCTCGGCGTCACCGGATCGGGCAAGACGTTCACGATGGCGAAAGTGATCGAGGCGGTCCAGCGCCCGGCACTGATCCTCGCGCCGAACAAGATCCTCGCCGCGCAGCTTTATGGCGAGATGAAGTCGTTCTTCCCCGACAATGCCGTCGAATATTTCGTATCCTATTACGATTATTACCAGCCCGAGGCGTACGTCGCGCGGTCCGACACCTATATCGAGAAGGAATCCTCGACCAACGAATCGATCGACCGGATGCGCCACTCCGCGACCCGGTCCCTGCTGGAACGCGACGACGTGATCATCGTCGCATCCGTATCCTGCCTCTACGGTATCGGATCGGTCGAAACCTATTCCGCGATGATCTTCGACCTCAAAAAGGTCAGGTGGTCGATCAGCGGGAGATCGTCCGCAAGCTCGTTGCGCTCCAGTACAAGCGCAACGACGCGGCGTTCCAGCGCGGCAATTTCCGCGTGAAGGGCGACAATATCGAGATATTCCCGTCGCATTACGAGGATACGGCGTGGCGCGTATCGTTCTTTGGCGACGATATCGAGGAGATCGTGGAGTTCGATCCGCTGACCGGCAAGAAGGTCGCCAGCCTGGATTTCGTCCGCGTGTTCGCCAACTCGCACTACGTCACGCCCGGACCGACGCTGAAGCAGGCGATGGAAGCGATCAAGTTCGAGCTCGCCGAACGCCTCAAGGAACTGGTGCCGGAGGGCAAGCTGCTGGAGGCGCAGCGGCTGGAGCAACGTACGAACTTCGACCTGGAGATGATCGCCGCGACCGGATCGTGCGCGGGGATCGAGAATTACAGCCGCTTCCTCACCGGCCGCATGCCGGGCGAGCCGCCGCCGACCCTGTTCGAATATCTCCCCGAAAATGCGTTGCTGTTCGTCGATGAAAGCCATCAGACGATCGGCCAGATCAATGGCATGTCGCGCGGGGATCATCGCCGCAAACTGACGCTGGCCGAATACGGGTTCCGCCTGCCCAGCGCGATCGACAACCGGCCGTTGCGCTTCAACGAATGGGACGCGATGCGGCCGCAGACGACCTATGTGTCGGCGACCCCCGGCACGTGGGAGATGGAGCAGACCGGCGGCGTGTTCGCCGAACAGGTCATCCGCCCGACCGGGCTGATCGATCCGCCGATCGAGATCAAGCCGGTCGAGGAACAGGTGCAGGACCTGATCGTCGAAGCGCGCAAGACGGCCGAGGCGGGGTATCGCACGCTCGTCACGACGCTGACCAAGCGGATGGCGGAGGATCTGACCGAGTTCATGCACGAGGCGGGCCTCAAGGTCCGCTACATGCATAGCGACGTGGAAACGCTGGAGCGTATCGAGCTGATCCGCGACTTGCGGCTGGGCGTGTACGACGTGCTGATTGGCATCAACCTGCTGCGCGAGGGGCTGGACATCCCGGAATGCGGGCTGGTCGCGATCCTCGATGCCGACAAGGAGGGGTTCCTGCGCAGCGAAACCTCGCTGATCCAGACGATTGGCCGTGCGGCGCGCAACGTCGACGGACGCGTGATCCTGTATGCGGACCGCATCACGGGATCGATGGAACGCGCGATGAACGAGACGGAGCGTCGTCGCGAGAAACAGCGTGCGTATAACGAGGCGCACGGCATCACTCCGACGACGATCAAGCGCAACATCGGCGACATCATCAAGGATGTGGCCAGCCGCGATCAGGTCACGGTCGAGATCGACGAGGACCGGCCGCACATGGTCGGTCACAACCTGCGCGTCTATATCGAGGACCTCGAAAAGCAGATGCGCGCCGCCGCGGCCGACCTGGAATTCGAGACCGCCGGGCGATTGCGCGACGAGATCCGCGCGCTGGAGCAGGAAGAGCTTGGCCTGCCGGTCGATCAGCAGAAGCTGCCGATCATGGGGCGGAGCAACGAGGGCAAGCCGGGCACGCGCAAGACGCGCTACGGCAAGAGCCAGAAATTCAAGAGCAACCGGCGGGTCTAGACCCGCCGGCATCCGGTCGGCAGATCAGTAAGCGGACGGGCGCGGCGCTTCGGACGCGAATGCTTCAAGCGACAGGTCTTCGCGGCCTACGCCGTAATAGCTCGCGACGCGGTCGGCATAGGCCTGGTCGAAGACCGGGGCGTTCGCGGCCCAGCTCGGGCCGCCTTCGAGCACGCGGCGGTCGATCGTGACGACATAGGCGTCGGCGGTCGCGTCGAATTGCAACAGCGCGAAGGGCAGGGGATAATAGGCTTTCCCCATGCCCAGAAAGCCGCCGATCGTCAGCACGGCATACATCGCTTGGCCGGTGCGCTTGTTGACCATGAACGCATAGACATAGCCCAGCTTGTCGCCGTCGCGGCTCCGCACCGGCATCGTGTCCGCCTTGTTGGACTGGATGAGGAGCTGGGTCGGTTCTGCGGGGCTGGACATGATCTGGGTTCCTTTGTGTCGGGATCGAAACAGCCGGCCCGCCACGAGGTTCCTAGTCTTCCTCGATTCTGCTCGTATGCTTGGTTTCCGGCAGCAGCAGGAACGCGATCGTCGCGATGCCGAGGAAGCCGGTGACGTACCAGTAGAACCCGGCCTCGATCCCCGCCTTCTTGAACCACAAGGCCGCATATTCCGCGGTCCCGCCGAACGCGGCGTTGCCGATCGCATAAGGGAAGGCGACCCCGAGAGCGCGGATATGGGCCGGGAACAGTTCCGCCTTCACCAGCGCGCTGATCGACGTGTAGCAGCCGAGCAGCATCAACGGCAGCATGATGGTGAAGAACGCGGTGATTGCGCTCGTTTCGACCGCGAGCAGGCTGAACACGGGGACGGACACGATCATTCCCCCAATACCGAACGTCAGCAGCATCGGCTTTCGCCCGAAACGGTCGGCGAGGTGGCCGAACAAGGGCTGGCTGAGCATGAACACGACCAAGGCAGCGGTCATGATTTGGGTCGCGGTCTGCACCGGAAAACCGCTGGTATTGACGAGAAATTTCTGGAGGTACGTCGTGTAGGCGTAGAAGGCGAGGCCGCCGCCCGCACTGATCGCGACGACCAGCATGAATTCGCGTGGATGCGCTTTCCACAGCGCCAGGAAACCCGACTTGGGCCGATCCTTCGCCATATTCTTGAACGATGCCGTTTCCGACAGGTTGCGCCGCATGATGTACACGACCAGCGCCAAGACCGCGCCGATGACGAATGCGATACGCCAGCCCCAGGACGCCATGTCCTGCTTGCTCAACACCGCCTGGAGCGTCAGCGTGACGGCCAAGGCGCACAATTGCCCGCCGATCAGCGTGACGTACTGGAAGCTCGACCAGAAACCGCGATTTTTCCGGGTGGCCATTTCCGAAAGATAGGTCGCGCTCGCGCCATATTCGCCGCCGACCGACAGACCCTGCAACATGCGGGCGAGCAGCAGGATGGCGGGCGCGGCGATGCCGATCGTGGCGTAGCCCGGCACCACCGCGATCATCATCGATCCCGCGAACATCAGCCCTACGGACAGAGCGAGGCCGGCCTTGCGGCCGTGCGTGTCGGCATAGCGCCCCATGACGTAGGCGCCGATCGGCCGCATCAGGAAGCCGACGGCGAAGACGGCAGCCGTGCCGAGCAATTGCGCCGTCAGGTCGCCGTTGGGGAAGAATGTCGCGGCGAACACGAGGGACAAGGACGAATAGGCATACCAGTCGTACCATTCGACCAGGTTGCCGGCGGATCCGCCGACGATCGATTTCAGCCGTTTCGTGTCCATCGCAAATCCCCCGGGGCGGCGACGACAGCCCCCTTGGCCGCGTTCGTCGCGCACCTCGGCCTGCATGTGAAGCGGAATCGTCGCTACGCGGTTGAGCGGGCCGGTCGCTTCGCGCATAGGATGAGGATGCGTTTTACCCTGGCTTCTGCTTCCACCGTCCCCTTCATGACAGTATCGCTTGCCGTCCTGGCGGGGTTAAGTGGCTGTGTATCTGCACCAAAACCCGCGCGGCCGGTGCAACCCCCGGCTCCTCCGCCAGCCGTTTCCCTGCCGCAGCCGAAGCCTTTGGCCGACGACTGGCGCGACTGGCCCTATACGCCGGGCGACTGGGTGTATCGGCAGGATGCACGTGGTTCGATCGCGCTGTTCGGTGTGCCGGGCGCCGATGCGCAGTTCACGATTCGGTGCGATCGGCAGGCCGGCGCGATCTATCTGTCCCGCGCCGGCGCCGCGA includes the following:
- a CDS encoding DUF3617 domain-containing protein: MRTFIALAGTALLVTACGTGDTGPVKRQAGSWSQKIEILEFAGPGIKPEQKAQMQQMMNMMAGASVCITPELAAQEDPEKNLTAMGGAQDNCKVANKDFSGGKIAFTANCTQPGKTVKLTADGNTTATEQNIKMTVESTGAGNDGGKLVMNVTAKRDGDCKPGEFTPPVPKPAPSATAKS
- a CDS encoding ferredoxin--NADP reductase; its protein translation is MNIHARPPVLIPDLSAFSTANVLWVKHWNEHLFSFAITRPPSFRFRSGEFVMLGLPTEGGKPIMRAYSIASPDYAEELEFLSIKVPDGPLTERLQTIVTGDQVYLGKKPVGTLVCDALLPGKRLFFFSTGTGLAPFLSLARDPAVYDMFEEVVLVHCVRRVSDLAYHDELAGQLADDPLVADQAQEQFHYIPTVTREDFRTTGRIGALIEDGRLFLPPVTGEAALNPETDRIMMCGSMAMIRDLGAMLESQGFIEGSNSNPGQYVIERAFVD
- a CDS encoding PRC-barrel domain-containing protein; amino-acid sequence: MSSPAEPTQLLIQSNKADTMPVRSRDGDKLGYVYAFMVNKRTGQAMYAVLTIGGFLGMGKAYYPLPFALLQFDATADAYVVTIDRRVLEGGPSWAANAPVFDQAYADRVASYYGVGREDLSLEAFASEAPRPSAY
- a CDS encoding MFS transporter — its product is MDTKRLKSIVGGSAGNLVEWYDWYAYSSLSLVFAATFFPNGDLTAQLLGTAAVFAVGFLMRPIGAYVMGRYADTHGRKAGLALSVGLMFAGSMMIAVVPGYATIGIAAPAILLLARMLQGLSVGGEYGASATYLSEMATRKNRGFWSSFQYVTLIGGQLCALAVTLTLQAVLSKQDMASWGWRIAFVIGAVLALVVYIMRRNLSETASFKNMAKDRPKSGFLALWKAHPREFMLVVAISAGGGLAFYAYTTYLQKFLVNTSGFPVQTATQIMTAALVVFMLSQPLFGHLADRFGRKPMLLTFGIGGMIVSVPVFSLLAVETSAITAFFTIMLPLMLLGCYTSISALVKAELFPAHIRALGVAFPYAIGNAAFGGTAEYAALWFKKAGIEAGFYWYVTGFLGIATIAFLLLPETKHTSRIEED